One genomic region from Bactrocera tryoni isolate S06 chromosome 3, CSIRO_BtryS06_freeze2, whole genome shotgun sequence encodes:
- the LOC120770918 gene encoding uncharacterized protein LOC120770918, producing the protein MSAYREMSKLENSRNCLRRIARHDEPQFSKDSIVNVMEKFVKTVKVMDDTILVPCLLMDRQVGDSTDIIPAPGKNSTANQHTMQHSAAHGKRSAAHSKNVHEFLNSSELFNLYNMLKALKTDLLWTGKDDSEDDECVGSEKQGTAEVENLLYSRYDSKTSDAVSVTSSTEAVAAISRNATATNLNATVAATAPTAAATSTANGKGHNRCPSTASVASIVSTTSACNLSDSESEISNENDSGMESESHKSDNQPSSTESVSGSDDTESRAAAAATSTANADKATELAKRCRRHLNGLYHCLEQMTEAAHYLTVRYQSDIGPV; encoded by the exons AAATTGCCTACGTCGCATTGCGCGTCACGATGAGCCCCAATTCTCCAAGGATAGTATTGTCAATGTTATGGAGAAATTTGTGAAAACCGTTAAAGTGATGGATGACACTATATTGGTGCCATGCTTGCTAATGGATCGACAG GTCGGTGATAGCACGGATATTATACCAGCACCTGGCAAGAATTCCACCGCCAATCAGCACACTATGCAACATTCGGCCGCACATGGCAAACGCAGCGCAGCACACTCCAAGAACGTGCATGAGTTCCTTAACTCGTCGGAGCTCTTCAATCTCTATAACATGTTGAAGGCGCTCAAGACTGATCTGCTTTGGACAGGAAAGGACGATTCCGAAGATGACGAATGTGTGGGGAGTGAAAAGCAAGGCACAGCCGAAGTGGAAAATCTCTTGTATTCACGTTACGATTCCAAAACATCGGATGCGGTTAGTGTGACCAGCAGTACAGAGGCCGTTGCCGCAATCAGCAGAAACGCTACTGCAACAAATTTGAACGCCACTGTAGCCGCAACAGCACCGACCGCAGCTGCCACCAGTACAGCCAACGGCAAAGGACACAATCGTTGCCCCTCCACTGCCTCGGTGGCTTCGATTGTTTCGACCACATCGGCATGCAACCTAAGCGATTCGGAGagtgaaatttcaaatgaaaatgatTCGGGCATGGAGTCGGAAAGCCATAAGAGTGACAATCAGCCAAGCAGCACCGAGTCCGTAAGCGGTAGTGATGATACCGAGTCACGAGCCGCTGCAGCCGCCACATCCACCGCCAACGCCGACAAAGCTACCGAATTGGCGAAACGTTGTCGGCGACATTTGAACGGTCTCTACCATTGCCTTGAACAAATGACAGAGGCGGCACATTACCTGACCGTTAGGTACCAAAGTGATATTGGCCCCGTTTAG